Proteins encoded in a region of the Vicia villosa cultivar HV-30 ecotype Madison, WI linkage group LG5, Vvil1.0, whole genome shotgun sequence genome:
- the LOC131606613 gene encoding alpha-farnesene synthase-like, which translates to MTNGSRMNQSDLRRSANYRPNIWKDNFLQSLASKYDKEEYALQLNKWVIEVKFIFVQDLDFMQKIELVDWIQKLGLANHFEKEIDEFLQTIFVSAQNFNKLSEQENMHVSTLCFRLLRQHGYDVFPTDILSNLLDVRDNSFASDAKDIIELLEATHLGIDGEKVLDDTKTFAIKWLKDAARNKELIPKHVIERVAHALELPSHWRVPWFDVKWHVKQYQSKMHMDPVLLELSKLNFNITQAKLQKEVKELSRWWEKLDLKKVMVFARNRLVESFMCAAGVASEAKYRSLRKWLTKVIIFVLMIDDIYDIHASFEQLVPFTMAFQRWDAKKLDEQLPEYMKICFNALQDVTNEIAYEVGGEKNFNMVLQCLKNTWIEFCKALFMEAKWYKMGYIPSLREYLSNASITSSGPLILMHSYFSTMHELTDEIVDFSHTYQDLVYNVSLIIRLCNDLATAEAERERGDAASSIACYMNEMNVSEEKARKHIQDIINSAWKKINGHCSTQNVLMEPFFNQARNAARMAHTLYLNGDGFGIQDRDIKKHILSLVVEPF; encoded by the exons ATGACGAATGGGAGCAGGATGAATCAATCAGACTTGCGAAGATCTGCAAATTATAGACCCAACATTTGGAAAGACAACTTTCTGCAGTCTCTTGCCAGTAAatatgat AAAGAAGAATATGCATTGCAGCTAAATAAGTGGGTGATTGAAGTAAAATTCATTTTCGTTCAAGACTTGGACTTTATGCAAAAAATAGAGTTGGTTGATTGGATTCAAAAACTAGGCCTCGCTAATCACTTTGAGAAGGAAATAGATGAGTTTCTTCAAACTATATTTGTCTCTGCCCAAAACTTTAACAAATTAAGTGAGCAAGAGAATATGCATGTTTCTACACTGTGCTTCAGGCTTTTAAGGCAGCATGGATACGATGTTTTTCCAACTG ATATATTAAGCAACTTGTTAGATGTGAGGGACAATTCATTTGCTAGCGACGCTAAAGATATTATAGAGCTTCTTGAGGCCACACATTTGGGCATAGATGGTGAAAAAGTATTGGATGATACCAAAACGTTTGCAATAAAATGGCTTAAAGATGCTGCAAGAAACAAAGAACTAattcctaaacatgttattgAAAGAGTGGCCCATGCCTTGGAGCTTCCTTCCCATTGGAGGGTACCGTGGTTTGATGTTAAATGGCATGTGAAGCAATACCAATCTAAGATGCATATGGACCCCGTTTTACTTGAACTGtctaaattaaattttaacaTAACTCAGGCCAAACTTCAAAAAGAGGTCAAGGAATTGTCAAG GTGGTGGGAAAAACTTGACTTAAAAAAAGTGATGGTTTTTGCAAGAAATAGGTTGGTTGAAAGTTTCATGTGTGCAGCAGGGGTTGCTTCAGAAGCCAAGTATAGATCTTTGAGAAAATGGCTCACTAAAGTAATTATTTTCGTATTAATGATAGATGATATTTATGATATCCATGCCTCATTTGAACAACTCGTGCCTTTTACAATGgcatttcaaag ATGGGATGCCAAAAAACTTGATGAACAACTTCCAGAGTACATGAAGATTTGCTTCAATGCACTTCAAGACGTCACAAATGAAATTGCTTATGAAGTTGGAGGAGAAAAAAACTTCAATATGGTTTTACAATGCCTAAAGAATACG TGGATCGAGTTTTGCAAGGCATTATTTATGGAAGCAAAGTGGTACAAAATGGGATATATTCCATCGTTGCGAGAATATCTAAGCAATGCATCAATTACATCTTCAGGGCCATTAATTCTAATGCATTCATATTTTTCTACAATGCATGAATTAACTGATGAGATAGTTGATTTTTCTCACACATATCAAGATTTGGTCTACAATGTATCTCTCATTATTCGTTTGTGCAATGATCTGGCAACCGCAGAG GCCGAAAGAGAAAGGGGAGACGCTGCTTCGTCAATTGCATGCtatatgaatgaaatgaatgTTTCGGAGGAAAAGGCAAGGAAACATATTCAAGATATTATAAACAGTGCATGGAAAAAGATAAATGGACATTGCTCAACTCAAAATGTTTTAATGGAACCATTTTTTAATCAAGCCAGAAATGCAGCACGTATGGCTCATACCCTTTATCTAAATGGTGATGGGTTTGGAATCCAGGATCGAGATATCAAGAAACACATTTTATCACTTGTTGTTGAACCCTTCTAG